Proteins co-encoded in one Schaalia radingae genomic window:
- a CDS encoding VaFE repeat-containing surface-anchored protein, with product MSTSTIGCHWRDRALKVGATIAAVVLALVATVSAQLPTHAAGSWVRGVPIGGSVGWLGTWIPYSGQPVPGLCIQADAVNPSASIAVTPGELTSQPNLRRPADLSVNVAEMAYIMKKWTPKSLEFSNTDVDAAATGFLAHVNFESSAQGAEKSQQNVDSLLGLAPESVQARARQMVAEAKAKSIVGWEAGEPETTDHMYGTLDGIRLVNGSGNPVAGYPFTATLNGPAVFDATGTKTYSGKTASTPITGIKWHSTGNGTVSASVTFKNITAPVLGFAAPGGANQNVIYDVAKLTAQTVTSPSWDVIFDFRPQGVSNVESAKIVDSGADLTDTFTPSADPDYGDGKWLKVDGTSVPVTYRASVYFVSPTDLPTAADGAPENAELVKSLTIEADGPDTVLTANAGAAPKDGFYTWVWQVQAADQNATWAKYIKADWKDGYGIADETTSVRYEGQIDSQLSIRDTKAGTYLVDDVWVTGMPSDHPNFEGAAGFKADEKEISHEVLFFPAGLEVTQANRDKAEKIGETVTIPAKNGFYPSIGDTSWIAKEDADGKLKAGTYVFVSTFAGDDRVQPLATSVEDQTEQFTVTAEPGIHTTLTYNDGKGEAPGYGKRVLIDEVAYTNLAPGKEYSLTGTLMDKETGKPMLDSDGKEITATTTFTPESANGTVTVAFEVDAALFAGKTTVAFEELFQDGKSIAIHADITDENQTITFGPGPKLKTTFTGQNGDKTLTPAKDTKLIDTVCDANEMLTPGVEYTLKLKIHNKTTGEMVTVGGKDYEVTAKFSPQTPQDCGKVIATLDTTGMANTELVAFEYVYDADGQLVGTHEDPNDADQTIKLKASDHSGGGAGRDLARTGATTALSGAAALLLAGGGALTLAKRRKSA from the coding sequence ATGTCTACATCGACCATCGGATGCCACTGGCGAGATCGAGCACTGAAAGTGGGAGCAACAATTGCCGCTGTTGTTCTCGCTCTCGTCGCAACGGTATCCGCACAACTACCTACTCATGCTGCTGGTTCGTGGGTGCGCGGCGTTCCTATCGGAGGAAGCGTAGGCTGGCTGGGGACATGGATTCCCTATAGCGGCCAGCCTGTCCCCGGTCTGTGTATTCAAGCAGATGCGGTGAACCCGTCGGCCTCGATCGCGGTCACCCCTGGAGAACTGACCAGCCAGCCTAATCTTCGGCGCCCAGCTGACTTGAGCGTGAATGTCGCCGAAATGGCGTACATCATGAAGAAGTGGACTCCAAAATCCCTGGAGTTCTCTAACACGGACGTGGACGCGGCAGCGACAGGATTCCTCGCTCACGTGAATTTTGAGAGCAGCGCGCAGGGAGCGGAAAAGTCCCAGCAAAACGTTGACTCCCTCCTGGGCCTCGCGCCCGAAAGCGTGCAGGCACGCGCCCGCCAAATGGTAGCCGAAGCAAAAGCCAAGAGCATCGTGGGCTGGGAAGCAGGCGAACCGGAAACCACCGATCACATGTACGGAACGCTTGACGGCATCAGACTAGTGAACGGTAGCGGCAATCCTGTCGCGGGTTATCCGTTCACTGCCACGCTCAATGGTCCGGCTGTGTTCGACGCGACCGGCACCAAGACCTACTCGGGAAAAACCGCCTCTACACCTATTACCGGTATCAAATGGCACTCAACAGGAAATGGTACCGTTAGCGCAAGCGTCACATTCAAGAACATTACTGCTCCCGTGTTGGGCTTTGCGGCTCCTGGTGGAGCGAATCAGAACGTCATCTATGACGTTGCGAAACTAACTGCTCAGACTGTGACTTCTCCGTCGTGGGATGTGATTTTTGATTTCCGTCCGCAGGGCGTGTCCAACGTGGAATCAGCAAAGATCGTGGATAGTGGTGCGGATTTGACTGACACGTTCACACCAAGCGCAGACCCAGACTATGGAGATGGCAAGTGGTTGAAGGTTGACGGCACGAGTGTGCCCGTGACCTACCGCGCGAGCGTGTACTTCGTTTCACCAACCGATCTACCCACAGCGGCTGACGGGGCACCAGAAAACGCAGAATTAGTCAAATCGCTCACCATTGAGGCGGACGGGCCGGATACGGTACTGACTGCCAACGCAGGCGCAGCACCTAAGGATGGCTTCTACACATGGGTATGGCAAGTGCAGGCGGCCGACCAAAATGCCACCTGGGCCAAGTACATCAAAGCCGACTGGAAAGATGGCTACGGTATCGCAGATGAAACGACATCCGTCCGATATGAGGGGCAGATCGATTCTCAACTCAGTATCCGTGACACCAAGGCCGGCACCTACCTGGTAGATGACGTGTGGGTCACAGGCATGCCTTCCGATCACCCCAACTTTGAAGGCGCAGCAGGCTTCAAGGCAGACGAGAAAGAAATCTCTCACGAAGTACTGTTCTTCCCGGCTGGCCTTGAAGTAACCCAAGCGAACCGTGACAAGGCTGAAAAGATCGGTGAAACCGTCACCATTCCAGCCAAGAACGGCTTCTACCCCAGCATTGGTGATACTTCCTGGATCGCCAAGGAAGACGCGGACGGCAAGCTGAAAGCAGGAACCTACGTGTTCGTCTCTACCTTCGCTGGCGACGACCGCGTTCAGCCTCTAGCAACTTCCGTTGAAGACCAGACCGAACAGTTCACTGTCACCGCTGAGCCCGGTATCCACACCACCTTGACGTACAACGATGGAAAGGGCGAGGCGCCTGGGTATGGCAAGCGTGTCCTGATCGACGAGGTTGCTTACACCAATCTTGCACCTGGTAAGGAATACTCTCTGACCGGCACTCTCATGGATAAGGAAACCGGCAAACCGATGCTGGACTCGGATGGCAAAGAAATCACGGCCACCACAACGTTCACGCCTGAAAGCGCTAACGGCACTGTCACGGTCGCCTTCGAAGTGGACGCAGCACTGTTTGCCGGCAAGACCACGGTCGCATTTGAGGAACTATTCCAGGATGGCAAGAGCATCGCTATCCATGCCGACATTACCGATGAAAACCAAACCATCACGTTCGGTCCGGGCCCCAAGCTGAAGACCACTTTCACCGGCCAGAACGGTGACAAGACGCTCACGCCCGCCAAGGACACCAAACTGATCGACACGGTATGCGACGCGAACGAAATGCTCACTCCTGGAGTTGAGTACACGCTTAAGCTCAAGATCCACAACAAGACCACCGGCGAGATGGTCACGGTCGGCGGCAAGGACTATGAGGTAACTGCGAAGTTCTCGCCCCAGACCCCGCAAGATTGCGGCAAGGTAATAGCCACGCTCGACACTACAGGCATGGCAAACACCGAGCTGGTTGCCTTCGAATACGTCTACGACGCTGACGGCCAGCTAGTAGGCACTCACGAAGACCCGAACGACGCCGACCAGACGATCAAGCTCAAAGCCTCTGATCACTCCGGCGGCGGCGCGGGGCGCGACCTGGCACGAACAGGTGCCACCACCGCTCTGAGCGGCGCAGCAGCGCTACTACTAGCAGGAGGCGGCGCACTCACCCTTGCCAAGAGGCGCAAATCAGCCTAA
- a CDS encoding transposase, whose translation MITGEIYDQIIIDGIYLSHHWFLLIATNGSHVIGWQWCDRESVAAWQALLSRFPAPTVVITDGGPGALKAIRQCWPATGVQRCLFHVRLNTKTDLTGHRKPLPARHYCASEATSPPSALSTKPPHEPPNSTNGGTFTLTSPGNEPTTPAGNQDDNTGGTPTTGFDAPTYT comes from the coding sequence TTGATCACTGGTGAGATTTATGATCAGATCATCATCGACGGGATTTATCTATCCCACCACTGGTTTTTACTGATCGCAACAAACGGGTCACACGTCATTGGCTGGCAATGGTGCGACCGTGAATCCGTAGCCGCATGGCAGGCGCTTCTTTCCAGGTTCCCAGCCCCTACCGTGGTCATCACCGATGGCGGGCCAGGAGCACTCAAAGCGATCCGGCAATGCTGGCCCGCCACCGGGGTTCAGCGCTGCCTGTTCCACGTGCGGCTCAACACGAAAACCGACCTGACAGGGCACCGAAAACCCCTGCCGGCAAGGCATTACTGCGCCTCGGAGGCAACCTCGCCGCCATCAGCACTCTCGACGAAGCCGCCACATGAGCCACCCAACTCAACCAATGGTGGAACATTCACGCTCACCTCACCAGGCAACGAACCTACAACACCAGCTGGCAACCAGGACGACAACACTGGTGGTACACCCACTACCGGCTTCGACGCGCCTACCTACACCTAG
- a CDS encoding integrase core domain-containing protein, with product MTRFEKLALNAHALAENVNGSYENELVHTRAWRDVLEVEVATFEWVNWWSRTRLHQGLDYRNPVEIENDYWNIASTSKKMETRANA from the coding sequence GTGACGAGGTTCGAGAAGCTAGCGTTGAACGCCCATGCGTTGGCCGAGAACGTCAATGGCTCGTATGAGAACGAGTTGGTCCATACCCGCGCATGGCGTGATGTGCTCGAGGTTGAGGTCGCGACTTTCGAATGGGTGAACTGGTGGAGCCGCACCCGTCTCCACCAAGGCCTCGACTACCGCAACCCGGTCGAGATCGAGAACGACTACTGGAACATCGCGAGCACATCAAAGAAAATGGAAACCAGGGCAAACGCCTAG
- a CDS encoding ParA family protein produces the protein MLTIALCNQKGGVGKSTTTYHLSRAAVLDGMRVLVIDLDPQGNITSSLARHPVGEDQAGLADVLSHRSQMPIADVIVPGLWEGVDLVPTTGEALPVVRDELVVAGAGRESRLDTALKAVEHDYDLCLIDCPPSLDQLTINGLTATDTALIVTHSKLWSANGLARLLTSIEEIRRYYNPHLTIGGIIINQHEARTTSGGHWLNELSDEAEKRRLTIFDPPIPKRVAIADSVEASQPLEQWPTRDAAALATIYTDYLHAICHHHETKEK, from the coding sequence ATGTTAACAATTGCTCTTTGTAACCAAAAAGGTGGTGTCGGCAAGTCAACTACGACCTACCACCTTTCACGCGCGGCAGTGCTTGACGGAATGCGCGTCCTTGTGATCGACCTGGATCCCCAGGGCAACATCACATCTTCACTAGCACGCCACCCCGTAGGAGAAGATCAAGCAGGACTAGCTGACGTGCTCTCACATCGGTCGCAAATGCCTATCGCAGACGTCATTGTGCCCGGACTGTGGGAGGGAGTAGACCTCGTACCCACCACAGGCGAAGCACTACCAGTAGTACGAGATGAACTGGTAGTAGCAGGGGCAGGCCGCGAAAGCAGGCTAGACACCGCCCTCAAGGCCGTCGAACACGACTACGACCTATGCCTCATTGACTGCCCTCCATCCCTCGATCAGCTCACCATCAACGGCCTCACCGCAACAGATACCGCCCTGATCGTTACCCACTCGAAACTGTGGTCAGCCAATGGATTGGCACGCCTGCTCACCTCGATTGAAGAAATCCGCCGCTACTACAATCCACACCTCACCATCGGCGGCATCATCATCAACCAACACGAGGCACGCACCACCAGCGGTGGTCACTGGCTCAACGAACTCAGCGATGAAGCCGAAAAACGCAGACTCACCATCTTCGACCCGCCCATACCCAAGAGGGTAGCCATTGCAGACAGCGTAGAAGCCTCACAGCCACTAGAACAGTGGCCCACCCGTGATGCGGCCGCTCTCGCCACCATCTACACCGACTACCTCCACGCCATCTGCCATCATCACGAAACCAAGGAGAAATGA
- a CDS encoding ECF transporter S component translates to MNAEVKNEKNLSITQALLVSVAVGVAGSIVIVPLTYLQIFATLAHTYLVALTLGLWVIPCLLPLVLVRRPGSALLACGAIGVISAVTTPFGLAAIPALLFEGLIVEIPFLVTLYRSWRTVQYYVAGGILGAFMGFMVPASIGIKTPGITLPIICMLIALVSALAGTWLCFLIGSKVRLTGVLGEH, encoded by the coding sequence GTGAACGCGGAAGTAAAGAATGAAAAGAATCTATCGATAACGCAGGCACTCCTCGTCTCTGTCGCAGTTGGAGTCGCTGGGTCGATAGTTATTGTTCCGCTGACGTATCTGCAGATCTTCGCGACCCTTGCCCACACTTACCTTGTTGCCCTGACTCTGGGACTGTGGGTGATTCCTTGCCTTCTGCCCCTCGTACTTGTCAGGCGTCCCGGCTCAGCTCTGCTCGCCTGCGGCGCTATCGGCGTAATCTCAGCGGTTACAACCCCCTTTGGTCTGGCGGCAATTCCAGCTCTGCTTTTTGAAGGTTTAATTGTCGAGATTCCATTCCTGGTGACTCTGTACCGGTCCTGGCGAACCGTTCAGTACTACGTGGCCGGAGGTATCCTCGGTGCCTTCATGGGTTTCATGGTGCCCGCAAGTATCGGAATCAAAACGCCCGGCATCACGCTTCCGATCATCTGCATGCTGATCGCACTGGTTTCTGCGCTGGCAGGAACCTGGCTGTGCTTCCTCATCGGATCCAAGGTGCGTCTGACCGGCGTACTCGGCGAGCACTAG
- a CDS encoding ATP-binding cassette domain-containing protein, translating to MLSVESLAVISDGGQTIVGPISFQVARGQLCVLSGEHGSGKTLYARAMSGLLPSSLHVSGHVQCDEVVYVGEDADSQVATLSVLDETASSLEYLLLPPVEVKKRCQWALRAMELEGLEARNPWTLSGGERQRLALASAIARRPDVLVLDNPCSNIDKAGRDTVYHVLRQLADDGIAVVLCENRTLKPQWADSLVALPRPRQPHRAREPVSFEHAHGALKGPAISLRNITCGHDPVRLDAVSLDLQPGHIYMLTGPNGCGKTTLMAVIAGAVKPDGGQITVNGRRVRRLPDGMLDWAQQNPERQFVLNTVEEELNSAFVRSDSKGPLSPQDLAVLPQLFGLTDLLGESPYSLSGNRKRALGIVLCLLSNRPLVVLDEPTANFNQSQVLGTVLKAYARNGGIVVVSSHDEELLPRDVSVDMSRTHTRVNSEVKSDEHGPVRSRRRPADATVPLNPVTAIGVLIGLIVLGIVLPHAEAVAALSAGALLAAVPFHRNWRTFVFHAVAATCAGLAFSLMALRGSWYVGATLDVARIARHGALGSLILAASLWAGSATTVTQLADAVSQRLKVPYTYCSIMLSGVSIAQYLHNTQPFIAAAVRLRNVKAGSAFNAALTRILLPVRYAFPLFVESIRYSKRLNDTLESRGFGRFSKKTYRHTYLWRLRDPITILLIFLAIVISIWI from the coding sequence ATGCTTTCAGTGGAAAGTCTTGCCGTTATCTCTGATGGCGGGCAAACAATTGTTGGTCCCATCTCTTTCCAGGTCGCGCGCGGCCAGCTCTGCGTGCTCAGTGGGGAACACGGAAGTGGAAAAACTCTGTACGCCAGAGCCATGAGCGGGCTACTGCCGTCGTCATTACACGTAAGCGGTCACGTTCAGTGCGACGAAGTCGTCTACGTTGGAGAAGATGCCGACAGTCAGGTAGCGACACTGTCAGTACTGGACGAAACGGCCAGTTCGCTTGAATATCTCCTGTTACCACCGGTCGAGGTGAAAAAGCGATGCCAATGGGCACTCCGCGCGATGGAGCTGGAAGGACTTGAAGCGAGAAATCCGTGGACGCTTTCCGGCGGAGAGCGTCAGCGCTTGGCGTTAGCCTCGGCGATCGCCCGGAGACCCGACGTGCTGGTTCTTGATAACCCGTGCAGCAACATCGACAAAGCAGGTCGGGACACTGTCTACCACGTCCTGCGACAATTGGCAGATGATGGAATCGCAGTTGTCCTGTGTGAGAACCGGACCCTAAAGCCGCAGTGGGCAGACTCCCTCGTCGCTCTTCCTCGACCGCGACAGCCTCACCGCGCCCGAGAACCTGTTTCATTCGAACACGCACACGGTGCCCTGAAAGGCCCCGCCATCAGTTTGCGCAACATCACATGCGGTCACGATCCTGTCAGACTGGATGCTGTCAGCCTTGACCTTCAACCTGGACACATCTACATGCTGACTGGGCCAAATGGGTGCGGCAAGACAACGCTCATGGCCGTTATCGCCGGAGCTGTCAAACCTGACGGTGGGCAAATAACGGTCAATGGTCGACGTGTTCGCCGGCTTCCAGATGGAATGCTCGATTGGGCGCAGCAAAATCCTGAACGACAGTTTGTCCTGAACACTGTTGAAGAAGAACTGAATAGTGCCTTCGTTAGGAGCGACAGTAAGGGTCCTTTGAGTCCGCAGGATCTTGCTGTTTTGCCGCAACTTTTTGGGCTGACCGATCTTCTTGGCGAATCTCCATACTCGCTCAGTGGGAACCGTAAAAGAGCCTTGGGGATCGTACTGTGTTTGTTGTCAAACCGTCCTCTAGTTGTCCTGGATGAGCCAACGGCGAATTTCAACCAAAGCCAGGTGCTGGGAACAGTCCTGAAGGCCTATGCGCGCAACGGTGGAATAGTTGTTGTCAGCTCACACGACGAGGAACTGCTGCCGCGTGACGTCAGTGTCGATATGAGTCGTACGCACACGCGTGTGAATTCTGAAGTCAAATCCGATGAACACGGTCCTGTCCGTTCCCGTCGCCGCCCAGCAGATGCGACCGTTCCCCTGAACCCGGTCACCGCTATCGGAGTGCTCATCGGACTCATCGTTCTGGGGATTGTGCTTCCTCATGCGGAGGCTGTTGCGGCCCTCAGCGCAGGAGCTCTTCTGGCTGCTGTACCTTTCCACAGAAACTGGCGCACTTTCGTGTTCCACGCTGTCGCGGCAACGTGCGCAGGTCTGGCCTTTTCCCTCATGGCGCTGCGTGGCAGCTGGTATGTGGGAGCAACTCTTGATGTGGCGCGCATTGCTCGACACGGCGCACTGGGATCGCTGATCCTGGCTGCTTCGTTGTGGGCCGGATCGGCGACAACCGTCACCCAACTGGCGGATGCGGTATCGCAGCGGCTCAAAGTGCCGTACACATACTGCAGCATCATGTTGAGCGGCGTGTCGATTGCGCAGTATCTGCACAACACCCAGCCCTTCATAGCAGCCGCAGTACGACTGCGAAACGTCAAAGCGGGCAGCGCATTCAATGCAGCTCTGACGCGAATTCTGCTCCCTGTGCGCTATGCATTTCCACTATTCGTCGAGTCCATTAGGTACTCGAAACGTCTGAACGACACGTTGGAATCGCGTGGCTTTGGTCGATTCTCGAAAAAAACATATCGCCACACTTATTTATGGCGGCTGCGCGACCCAATAACGATTTTATTGATCTTTTTGGCCATTGTCATATCGATCTGGATTTAG
- a CDS encoding transposase-like zinc-binding domain-containing protein, which yields MYGPWSRNQPRCGVCGHKLVKNGQTSAGRTRWQCRACGASSGGRRWARPKRRAVLSVRGVEGYQPPRCHQASPGITFRVMACGRSVRQTAGNADNLVCQKGLLVLAGRSSATVDHW from the coding sequence ATGTATGGTCCATGGTCTAGAAATCAGCCGCGTTGTGGTGTATGCGGCCACAAGCTTGTCAAGAACGGTCAAACCAGTGCTGGAAGAACCAGGTGGCAGTGCCGAGCGTGCGGAGCGTCGAGTGGCGGGCGACGCTGGGCGCGTCCAAAGCGCCGGGCGGTGCTGAGCGTGCGGGGCGTCGAGGGTTATCAACCGCCCAGATGCCACCAGGCGAGCCCAGGCATCACTTTTCGTGTCATGGCTTGTGGCAGGAGTGTGCGTCAAACAGCTGGCAATGCCGACAACCTCGTTTGCCAGAAAGGACTCCTGGTGCTAGCAGGTCGATCCTCCGCAACCGTTGATCACTGGTGA
- a CDS encoding tyrosine-type recombinase/integrase produces MGIEPTTYSLRDFFLKSAYIALLTILEFSFIRIAGNSTITSHYDLTGHSGNHGRTSKTLLVRARLAQELAQTLGMIMRPVLSNQLLEAWMVEMAARSLSTRTIDERIRVVAQFSKQANLDALTATYQDITLWLVTLPSAITRHTYYVHLRAFYHWLVITDQRADNPMIRVAPPKRPKYKPRPITDVQLQAALSSPLRGGTRTRIMLGAFAGLRVHEIAKIRGQDLDHATGLLEVVGKNHKTSVVPVHPIIMQEAKNYPLRGYWFPSPKNPKTHVERRAVGSSISNAFARVGVKMTSHQLRHYFATALLEAGADARVVQTLMRHENLSTTALYMNVSVRLQREALDLLPSVFNDYLF; encoded by the coding sequence GTGGGAATCGAACCCACGACCTATTCATTACGAGACTTTTTCCTCAAATCAGCATATATCGCGCTGCTCACGATACTCGAGTTTTCATTTATCAGAATCGCTGGCAACTCCACAATCACCAGTCATTATGACCTTACTGGCCACTCCGGAAATCACGGGCGTACGTCAAAGACATTGCTAGTACGCGCTCGATTGGCGCAGGAATTGGCGCAAACTTTAGGCATGATTATGAGACCAGTACTTTCTAATCAGCTACTTGAAGCCTGGATGGTCGAAATGGCCGCCCGCTCATTATCCACACGCACCATCGACGAACGCATCCGCGTCGTGGCGCAATTCTCCAAACAGGCAAACCTGGACGCGCTCACGGCCACCTACCAGGACATCACGCTCTGGCTGGTGACCCTGCCCTCAGCCATCACGCGACACACCTACTACGTCCACCTACGCGCGTTCTACCACTGGCTAGTCATCACTGATCAGCGTGCGGACAACCCAATGATCCGGGTAGCTCCGCCAAAACGCCCTAAATACAAACCACGGCCGATCACCGACGTTCAATTACAAGCCGCACTATCCTCGCCGCTTCGCGGCGGCACGCGTACACGCATCATGCTCGGAGCCTTCGCCGGTCTGCGAGTACACGAGATAGCAAAGATCCGTGGGCAGGACCTCGATCATGCCACTGGCTTGCTGGAAGTCGTCGGCAAGAACCATAAGACCTCTGTTGTGCCGGTACATCCGATCATCATGCAGGAAGCGAAAAACTATCCGTTACGCGGCTACTGGTTCCCCTCACCAAAAAACCCTAAGACTCATGTGGAACGACGGGCCGTCGGCTCAAGTATTTCGAATGCCTTCGCCCGCGTGGGAGTAAAGATGACGTCACATCAATTGCGCCACTATTTCGCAACAGCACTGCTCGAAGCCGGTGCCGACGCGCGCGTCGTCCAAACCCTTATGCGTCACGAAAACCTGTCCACAACCGCTCTTTACATGAACGTGAGCGTGCGCCTCCAACGCGAAGCTCTCGACCTGCTACCAAGCGTTTTCAACGACTATCTTTTCTAA
- a CDS encoding AMP-binding protein: MRKFLSVLEDLENEKNKGITFIVRGEESFLSYSDLYHQSPRVAGKLAARGVRPGQHVVFQLTGNRDLIDLFWGCIWLGAIPVAAPPAVSTNDQERVSRIADMLPDAVILTDERTAPHIHSERCLPVQTVNSTETYEELPLSETNGESIRLVQMSSGSTGDPKGIILTEETLMSAMQATIPRQPQRFENCMLTWLPLTHNFSLLGFHVYSIFRGYSQVLMPTSDFIMNPLNWFEAISRHRATVTVCPNFGFVHVLRYLKARGIPEGASYDLSSVQKIISASEPVDSRAAHAFCEALAKFGLRSNAVVVAYGMSEACLQISTTQIYEPLTAVCLDRARVAIGARYVDIAQPDGAEFVSVGQAVPGMEVSIRDNAGEQLSLDTVGEIYIRGTSLTHESIGMNGVVEHDLTSDGFLATGDIGLIHEGNLYVVARKKDIIFVNGKNYYSPDLESLLMTKLEIETVVLGRTDPKSGEEQVVVFVPVTEKNVSDKDIIGVMATDAGIPVSRIMRIDAIPHTANGKKLRRELEVLL; the protein is encoded by the coding sequence ATGCGAAAATTCCTGTCTGTTTTAGAGGATCTGGAAAACGAAAAAAACAAAGGTATAACCTTTATTGTGCGCGGCGAGGAAAGTTTCCTCAGCTACTCTGATCTTTACCACCAGAGCCCGAGAGTCGCAGGGAAACTCGCTGCCCGGGGAGTGCGCCCAGGTCAGCACGTGGTCTTCCAGCTCACCGGTAATCGCGATCTTATTGATTTGTTCTGGGGCTGCATCTGGCTGGGCGCCATACCTGTAGCTGCACCGCCAGCCGTGTCCACCAACGATCAGGAACGTGTAAGCCGCATTGCCGACATGCTGCCGGACGCTGTGATTCTTACCGATGAACGTACTGCGCCGCATATCCACAGTGAACGGTGTCTGCCGGTTCAGACAGTTAACAGCACTGAAACATACGAAGAACTGCCTCTGTCTGAGACAAACGGCGAATCCATTCGGCTGGTGCAGATGTCGTCGGGATCAACAGGAGACCCCAAAGGCATCATCCTGACTGAGGAAACCCTGATGTCTGCAATGCAGGCGACCATTCCTCGACAGCCACAGCGTTTTGAGAACTGCATGCTCACCTGGTTGCCGCTCACGCACAACTTCTCACTGCTCGGCTTCCATGTCTATTCAATTTTCCGTGGTTATTCACAGGTTCTGATGCCGACGTCAGACTTCATCATGAACCCGCTGAACTGGTTCGAAGCCATTTCACGCCATCGAGCAACCGTAACAGTATGCCCGAACTTCGGGTTTGTTCATGTTTTGCGTTACCTCAAGGCGCGCGGGATTCCCGAGGGAGCCTCCTACGATCTGTCCAGCGTGCAGAAAATAATCAGCGCATCTGAACCTGTTGACAGCAGAGCAGCCCATGCCTTCTGCGAGGCTCTGGCGAAATTCGGGCTTCGGTCCAATGCCGTTGTCGTGGCCTACGGTATGTCAGAGGCCTGTCTGCAGATTTCCACCACTCAGATATATGAGCCGTTGACGGCAGTGTGTCTGGATCGAGCCCGTGTGGCGATCGGTGCGCGCTATGTCGATATTGCCCAACCCGACGGAGCGGAATTCGTATCGGTTGGTCAGGCAGTACCTGGGATGGAAGTGTCGATTCGTGATAACGCCGGTGAGCAGCTGTCCCTTGACACAGTGGGTGAAATCTATATTCGTGGAACCTCCTTGACACACGAGTCGATAGGCATGAACGGTGTTGTTGAACATGATCTCACCTCGGATGGATTCCTTGCTACCGGCGATATCGGGTTGATTCACGAGGGCAACCTTTACGTCGTTGCCCGCAAGAAAGACATCATTTTTGTTAACGGGAAAAACTACTATTCACCGGACCTGGAATCCCTGTTGATGACAAAACTGGAGATCGAGACAGTTGTCTTGGGACGAACAGACCCGAAAAGCGGTGAAGAACAGGTGGTTGTGTTTGTTCCCGTGACCGAAAAGAACGTCAGCGATAAGGACATTATCGGCGTGATGGCGACCGATGCCGGAATTCCGGTCAGCAGGATTATGCGTATTGACGCGATTCCGCATACTGCCAACGGCAAAAAGTTGCGTCGAGAGTTGGAGGTCCTCCTGTGA
- a CDS encoding 4'-phosphopantetheinyl transferase superfamily protein — MASSQDVTGIGIDAESALPLPEGLRDRILTPGECQIFRRTPALENSAWDRIIFSAKEAAYKAYAPATGRFLDFLDCELTTDLQGKDPLRIDSGRFGVVMKGRDRALINGAWIIANGLIHSAAWIMSGVTAASSMSPNC, encoded by the coding sequence GTGGCATCGTCACAGGACGTGACAGGAATCGGAATTGATGCCGAGAGCGCGTTGCCACTACCCGAAGGGCTACGAGACCGAATTCTCACCCCCGGGGAGTGCCAGATTTTTCGCAGAACACCAGCCCTGGAAAATTCAGCGTGGGACAGGATCATTTTCAGTGCGAAAGAAGCCGCCTACAAGGCCTATGCTCCAGCGACCGGTCGCTTCCTGGATTTCCTCGACTGCGAGTTAACTACAGACCTGCAGGGAAAAGACCCACTCCGCATTGATTCCGGTCGCTTCGGTGTAGTGATGAAAGGTCGTGATAGAGCGCTCATTAACGGAGCCTGGATCATCGCCAATGGCTTGATTCACAGTGCTGCCTGGATAATGAGCGGAGTCACTGCTGCCTCATCCATGTCCCCTAATTGCTAA